In Anaerolineales bacterium, the following proteins share a genomic window:
- a CDS encoding IS630 family transposase, translating to MCRITFRQETVKRLKEELEKAYTRGDKQAVRRLSVLLMIGQRMSLARILSVWNVSAQTVYNWLHEFVRGRWASLKIKKGPGRRPALTKTQKRKLVAWIEAGPEACGYACGCWTSTLIQDLIDRKFKVLYNRFYVCELLRNLGCSYQKARFVSDHLDAEARKRWMESEFPGILRQAKESGAALFFSDEASFALWGSLSYTWGRRGHQPQVRTTGLRKGYKVFGAIEFFSGLLVYQATEQRFQSETYQAFLTYLLSQVSGPVILIHDGARYHTSKATREFLEQHKDRLTVYQLPSYSPDYNPIEYLWKKVKTQATHNRYFAEFALLTKSVDHALEVLATQSTEILRLMGIYTRHLAGPTAA from the coding sequence ATGTGTAGAATAACCTTTCGGCAGGAAACCGTCAAGCGTCTGAAGGAAGAACTGGAGAAAGCGTATACCCGAGGTGACAAACAAGCGGTGCGGCGATTGTCGGTGCTGCTGATGATCGGTCAACGAATGAGTTTGGCCAGGATTCTGTCGGTGTGGAATGTATCGGCGCAGACGGTCTACAACTGGCTGCACGAGTTTGTGCGAGGACGCTGGGCCAGTCTGAAGATCAAGAAAGGGCCGGGGCGCCGACCGGCTCTGACGAAAACGCAGAAGCGGAAGCTGGTGGCATGGATCGAAGCCGGACCGGAAGCCTGTGGTTATGCCTGTGGGTGTTGGACAAGTACGCTCATTCAAGATTTGATCGATCGGAAGTTCAAGGTGCTCTACAATCGGTTTTATGTATGTGAGTTGCTGCGCAACCTGGGATGTTCCTATCAGAAGGCTCGCTTTGTGTCGGATCATCTGGATGCCGAAGCTCGGAAACGCTGGATGGAGAGCGAATTTCCCGGGATTTTGAGGCAGGCGAAAGAGTCGGGGGCCGCGCTGTTCTTCAGCGACGAGGCCAGCTTTGCTCTGTGGGGCTCTCTGTCCTACACCTGGGGACGCAGGGGACACCAACCGCAAGTTCGCACGACCGGCCTGCGCAAAGGCTACAAGGTCTTCGGTGCCATCGAGTTCTTCAGTGGTCTGTTGGTTTATCAGGCCACCGAACAACGATTTCAATCGGAGACCTACCAGGCGTTTCTGACCTACCTCCTTTCGCAAGTCTCCGGACCGGTGATCCTGATCCACGATGGCGCTCGTTACCACACCAGCAAGGCCACTCGGGAATTTCTTGAGCAGCACAAAGATCGTCTCACCGTCTACCAATTGCCTTCCTACTCGCCCGACTACAATCCGATCGAGTATCTTTGGAAGAAAGTCAAAACCCAGGCCACTCACAATCGCTACTTCGCGGAATTCGCTCTGCTTACGAAATCTGTGGATCATGCGCTCGAGGTTCTGGCGACTCAATCCACCGAGATCTTGCGCTTGATGGGTATCTACACCAGGCATCTGGCTGGGCCAACTGCTGCTTGA